One genomic region from Streptomyces sp. NBC_00582 encodes:
- a CDS encoding cytochrome P450, which produces MADERESVRKVDRGSAPPGCPVSRAADGSWVVRGYAAAREVLRSTETVQAGLGIETVEKLPRRVRRPVLYQDGPEHREQRRQTARFFTPRRVDEHYRALMTRVAVEQVAALRAAGTAQVADLGFTMAIEVVREIIGLTHSRPGLKRRLERFFPEEFGRPGLTSARGLYWLVRGNANWLAIHLGDVRPAIRAHRRRERDDLISHLLAEGCSEAEILGECLTYAAAGMVTTREFICVAAWHLFADPGLLERYRAAAEPERLALLQEILRLEPVVGRLARRTTAPVTVGGTPVAAGELLTVHVDEANADPAVVGGGPCLVRPGRAMELGPGAAGLAFGDGAHRCPGAPVAVLEADVLLSRLFALDGLRMTGVPRVSFKEEIGGYEIRDLTVTVPA; this is translated from the coding sequence GTGGCGGACGAGCGGGAGAGCGTGCGCAAGGTGGACCGGGGGTCCGCGCCGCCCGGCTGTCCGGTGAGCCGTGCGGCGGACGGCAGCTGGGTCGTGCGCGGGTACGCGGCCGCCCGGGAGGTGCTGCGCAGCACGGAGACCGTCCAGGCGGGTCTCGGGATCGAGACCGTGGAGAAGCTGCCGCGGCGCGTCCGCCGGCCCGTGCTGTACCAGGACGGGCCGGAGCATCGGGAGCAACGCCGACAGACCGCGCGGTTCTTCACCCCCCGGCGGGTGGACGAGCACTACCGCGCGCTCATGACCCGCGTGGCCGTGGAGCAGGTGGCGGCGCTGCGGGCGGCCGGGACCGCGCAGGTGGCCGACCTGGGCTTCACCATGGCGATCGAGGTGGTGCGGGAGATCATCGGGCTCACGCACAGCCGCCCGGGGCTGAAGCGGCGGCTGGAGCGGTTCTTCCCCGAGGAGTTCGGGCGGCCGGGGCTGACCAGCGCGCGGGGTCTGTACTGGCTGGTGCGGGGGAACGCGAACTGGCTGGCGATCCATCTCGGCGACGTCCGCCCGGCGATCCGCGCCCACCGGCGCCGCGAGCGGGACGATCTGATCTCACATCTGCTGGCCGAGGGCTGCTCGGAGGCGGAGATCCTCGGTGAGTGCCTGACGTACGCGGCGGCGGGGATGGTCACCACTCGGGAGTTCATCTGTGTGGCCGCCTGGCATCTGTTCGCCGATCCGGGGCTGCTGGAGCGGTACCGGGCGGCGGCGGAGCCGGAGCGGCTGGCGCTGCTGCAGGAGATCCTGCGGCTGGAGCCTGTCGTGGGGCGACTGGCCCGCCGGACCACCGCGCCCGTGACGGTCGGCGGGACACCGGTGGCGGCCGGTGAGCTGCTGACGGTGCATGTGGACGAGGCCAACGCCGATCCGGCGGTGGTGGGCGGCGGTCCGTGTCTCGTGCGTCCCGGCCGGGCGATGGAGCTGGGCCCGGGTGCGGCCGGGCTCGCCTTCGGGGACGGTGCCCATCGCTGTCCGGGCGCCCCCGTCGCCGTACTGGAGGCGGACGTCCTGCTCAGCCGGCTGTTCGCGCTCGACGGGCTGCGGATGACGGGCGTACCGCGTGTCTCCTTCAAGGAGGAGATCGGCGGTTACGAGATCAGGGACCTGACGGTGACCGTCCCGGCGTGA
- a CDS encoding NlpC/P60 family protein — MAMEVGEPSRAEIQQAVNALYDRAESDTGKYNVTRAQSGGRRSGVSLTRDGRASDPSTEAMARKWFDGARNSIGPTVAAALPADRMPARAIGGPAAPRVPKELEEAFEKRAPRALESGRRLELEAPARQVPELPARAVAALPPAPGPTAPPQAPAALEPAQPSPAATMAMPMVSQQMAAQPMAAQGMMAQGMAPQGMAPQTPAPQPTAAQTMAAQTMVPQQMAPQAMTAQATVPQQMAPQAVAPQQMMPQAPQASRPMTGQQPAAPAQAMVAQPMATQRMRPPATPVARPGDTAEQQAYRAEATAAWTGQGTSTQAVLNSDTGPQPVVSGTDGMPEAKIMTPGAGKAAARGARPAPAFPKSEFGTPKPAFSFPMPEVDPTTGTFILPDFDAPPSAPTTGASAPQAGPGTGSFGFPMPDAGTATPAPGTPMPQAGPGTGSFAFPMPDAAAPAPTAPMPQNGPASGSFSFPVPDATAATPAPGTPMPQAGPDSGSFTFPMPGAATPAGGTPVPGAGAPGAVFPPSEFGVAQAPFSFPYPEAAPAGPAVGAPMPQSGPGTGSFAFPMPDAVASTPPAGTPMAQAGPMTPPSGVLMPQAAMAAPGMGFPAPELVGAAPLAAPMPGAAAPMMPGMAAPMPGMATAAVPGGPVAAVPGAVGPTTGFIAAPMGMAAEPALAASATAPMAMPAPAAAPMPTAAPMPAAAPMPAPVTVPAPAGPTFAGTGTGYLGKADKALAFARAQIGRPCLPGATGPESYDCSSLTQAAWRAAGVTLPRAAIDQAKAFTRVGLDELRPGDLVFFHDDLSHVGLCTDGGMMIHAPGPGAAIREEPVMAVGEGTVRGAVRPA, encoded by the coding sequence ATGGCGATGGAGGTCGGCGAGCCGAGCCGGGCGGAGATCCAGCAGGCGGTCAACGCGCTGTACGACCGGGCGGAGAGCGACACCGGGAAGTACAACGTGACGCGCGCGCAGTCCGGTGGCCGCCGCTCCGGTGTCTCCCTGACTCGCGACGGACGCGCGTCCGACCCGTCGACCGAGGCCATGGCCCGCAAGTGGTTCGACGGAGCGCGCAACAGCATCGGCCCCACCGTGGCCGCGGCCCTGCCCGCCGACCGGATGCCGGCCCGTGCCATCGGTGGCCCGGCCGCTCCCCGGGTCCCCAAGGAGCTGGAGGAGGCGTTCGAGAAGCGCGCTCCGCGCGCGCTGGAGTCGGGCCGACGGCTCGAACTCGAGGCGCCCGCACGGCAGGTCCCCGAGCTCCCGGCGCGGGCCGTCGCCGCGCTGCCCCCGGCGCCGGGGCCCACGGCGCCTCCGCAGGCCCCCGCGGCGCTGGAGCCGGCCCAGCCCTCGCCCGCGGCGACGATGGCGATGCCGATGGTCTCGCAGCAGATGGCGGCACAGCCGATGGCCGCCCAGGGGATGATGGCGCAGGGGATGGCGCCCCAGGGGATGGCGCCTCAGACACCGGCACCTCAGCCGACGGCGGCTCAGACGATGGCGGCTCAGACGATGGTGCCGCAGCAGATGGCGCCGCAGGCGATGACGGCTCAGGCGACCGTGCCGCAGCAGATGGCGCCGCAGGCCGTGGCGCCGCAGCAGATGATGCCTCAGGCGCCGCAGGCGTCTCGGCCCATGACGGGGCAGCAGCCCGCCGCGCCCGCGCAGGCCATGGTCGCGCAGCCCATGGCGACCCAGCGGATGAGACCTCCGGCCACCCCCGTGGCGAGACCCGGGGACACCGCGGAGCAGCAGGCGTACCGTGCCGAGGCCACGGCCGCCTGGACGGGCCAGGGCACCTCCACGCAGGCCGTCCTGAACTCCGACACGGGCCCTCAGCCGGTGGTGAGCGGCACGGACGGGATGCCGGAGGCCAAGATCATGACTCCGGGGGCCGGCAAGGCGGCGGCGCGTGGCGCCAGACCCGCGCCCGCCTTCCCGAAGTCCGAATTCGGCACGCCCAAGCCCGCGTTCAGCTTCCCGATGCCCGAAGTGGACCCCACCACCGGCACGTTCATCCTTCCCGACTTCGACGCCCCGCCGTCCGCACCGACGACCGGCGCCTCCGCCCCGCAGGCGGGCCCGGGCACCGGTTCGTTCGGCTTCCCGATGCCGGACGCGGGCACCGCCACACCGGCCCCGGGCACGCCGATGCCCCAGGCGGGCCCCGGCACCGGCTCCTTCGCCTTCCCCATGCCGGACGCCGCCGCCCCCGCGCCGACTGCTCCGATGCCCCAGAACGGCCCCGCGAGCGGTTCGTTCAGCTTCCCCGTGCCCGACGCCACCGCCGCCACGCCCGCTCCGGGCACCCCGATGCCCCAGGCGGGCCCCGACAGCGGCTCGTTCACCTTCCCCATGCCGGGTGCCGCCACGCCCGCCGGCGGTACGCCGGTCCCCGGGGCCGGTGCTCCCGGCGCGGTCTTCCCGCCGTCCGAATTCGGGGTCGCCCAGGCCCCGTTCAGCTTCCCGTACCCGGAAGCGGCTCCGGCCGGGCCCGCCGTCGGCGCGCCGATGCCCCAGAGCGGCCCGGGGACCGGCTCGTTCGCGTTCCCCATGCCCGACGCCGTGGCGAGCACTCCCCCGGCCGGTACGCCGATGGCCCAGGCCGGCCCCATGACCCCGCCGTCCGGTGTCCTCATGCCCCAGGCGGCCATGGCCGCGCCCGGCATGGGTTTCCCCGCCCCCGAACTCGTGGGTGCCGCTCCCCTGGCGGCGCCGATGCCGGGTGCGGCGGCCCCGATGATGCCGGGCATGGCCGCCCCGATGCCGGGCATGGCCACCGCCGCCGTGCCGGGCGGGCCCGTGGCCGCGGTGCCGGGCGCCGTCGGCCCCACGACCGGCTTCATCGCGGCGCCGATGGGCATGGCCGCCGAGCCCGCTCTCGCCGCTTCCGCGACCGCCCCGATGGCGATGCCCGCCCCGGCCGCCGCGCCCATGCCCACCGCGGCCCCCATGCCCGCCGCCGCGCCCATGCCGGCCCCCGTGACCGTCCCCGCTCCCGCCGGTCCCACCTTCGCCGGCACCGGCACCGGCTATCTCGGCAAGGCCGACAAGGCGTTGGCCTTCGCGCGGGCGCAGATCGGGCGGCCCTGTCTGCCGGGCGCGACGGGACCGGAGTCGTACGACTGCTCCAGCCTCACCCAGGCCGCCTGGCGCGCCGCCGGCGTCACACTGCCGCGGGCCGCGATCGACCAGGCGAAGGCGTTCACCCGGGTGGGCCTCGATGAACTCCGCCCGGGTGACCTCGTGTTCTTCCACGACGACCTGAGCCATGTCGGCCTGTGCACCGACGGCGGCATGATGATCCACGCCCCGGGTCCCGGCGCGGCCATCCGCGAGGAACCCGTCATGGCGGTCGGCGAGGGCACGGTCCGGGGCGCCGTACGGCCCGCGTGA
- a CDS encoding class I SAM-dependent methyltransferase gives MPGIRSPRGKGADLAGEDDGRRAAAVFDALGSGYEKAFAHAEAHRRSLEWLLGRLAPGSRVLDVGSGTGRPTAETLVAAGHEVLGVDVSPVMVSIAERQVPGASFVCADVRDLPLDEGSFHAVCVYFSLLQMDRARQSALIGRLARALRPGGSLVLATVPLDVEGVDAVFMGQPVRVTSFAGEDLVEVVRAAGLTVLAEEDTLFTPDHPQAVPEPHLFLCCGRS, from the coding sequence ATGCCCGGGATCCGCTCACCACGAGGCAAAGGGGCCGACTTGGCAGGCGAGGACGACGGGCGGCGCGCGGCGGCGGTGTTCGACGCGCTGGGCTCCGGCTACGAGAAGGCGTTCGCGCACGCGGAGGCGCACCGCAGGTCCCTGGAGTGGCTGCTCGGGCGGCTCGCGCCGGGCAGCAGGGTCCTGGACGTCGGGAGCGGCACGGGCCGGCCGACGGCGGAGACCCTCGTGGCGGCGGGGCACGAGGTGCTCGGGGTCGACGTCTCCCCGGTCATGGTCTCGATCGCCGAGCGGCAGGTGCCCGGGGCGAGCTTCGTCTGCGCCGACGTGCGGGATCTTCCGCTGGACGAGGGCTCGTTCCACGCGGTCTGTGTCTACTTCTCGCTGCTCCAGATGGACCGTGCCCGGCAGTCGGCGCTGATCGGGCGTCTCGCGCGGGCCCTGCGGCCGGGTGGCAGTCTGGTGCTGGCCACCGTGCCGCTGGACGTGGAGGGCGTGGACGCGGTGTTCATGGGGCAGCCGGTCCGGGTCACGAGCTTCGCCGGGGAGGATCTCGTCGAGGTGGTCCGGGCGGCGGGACTGACGGTGCTGGCCGAGGAGGACACCCTGTTCACCCCCGACCATCCCCAGGCCGTGCCCGAACCCCACCTCTTCCTCTGCTGCGGCAGGAGCTAG
- a CDS encoding DUF1996 domain-containing protein — MAVNVYASATSNGDTVELTGGGSVTIDCPDVGTGLTSVPDGARQEVDRELAALDQQIAAAYQQLQDQAQAVRQDPGFADNAVMNPLKEKRGATIGRIAEAIDRDGDRPDGLDSLAACSLRVTEEQEQQGQGGQEGQQQGQQQGQNAGQGQGSAQEPGQNGQQGNGGQAGNGPVAGDYVDITGVAATQQLPDPRSGPSRGTFVTSCGVNENGLFNSDNVIVAPGVSNGAHHFHDYIGNQSNTAFASDEDLANAETSCVDQGDRSTYYWPVLRLQNGTQEQDAKSPGGGVEGNAGEIVTPKDVTLTFVGNPVSKVTEMPRLLRIITGDAKAFVNGPANANASWSCTGFEDRQLKDKYPLCPSGSDVVRTFRFQSCWDGSNIDSANHRTHVAFAAPDGTCPSGFEAIPQLVQRIVYDVDAPSLGDGGRTTPLFAVDSFPEQLHKPVTDHGDFINVFDEDLMRQMVDCINEGRTCGAGTGDDGSDDGSGNGSGGGTGNGAGDGSDNGSGDGAGQGGGANGGYGGGSDDDTGDGGQQPPAQSQAPEVPATEPAGTEPEKGGTGNGGASAGTDTRDDTRPDVDSPKAAVSAPAEKPADKPAADKPADKPAGRPAGEVGTAATAPAGNPAPAGDDTRAPVDSGARPPAGTGNVTEPQAVSGSLAETGGNLWPAAGGGLLVIAGFVVLYRNVRRTA, encoded by the coding sequence ATGGCGGTGAACGTCTACGCCTCGGCCACCTCCAACGGCGACACGGTCGAGCTGACCGGTGGAGGCTCGGTCACCATCGACTGCCCCGACGTCGGCACCGGCCTCACCAGCGTCCCCGACGGCGCCAGGCAGGAGGTCGACCGCGAACTCGCCGCCCTGGACCAGCAGATAGCCGCCGCCTACCAGCAACTCCAGGATCAGGCGCAGGCGGTACGCCAGGACCCCGGCTTCGCCGACAACGCGGTGATGAACCCCCTGAAGGAGAAGCGGGGCGCCACGATCGGCCGGATCGCCGAGGCCATCGACCGTGACGGCGACCGCCCGGACGGCCTGGACTCCCTGGCCGCCTGTTCCCTGCGCGTCACCGAGGAGCAGGAGCAGCAGGGGCAGGGCGGCCAGGAGGGGCAGCAGCAGGGGCAGCAGCAGGGGCAGAACGCAGGCCAGGGACAGGGCTCGGCTCAGGAGCCCGGTCAGAACGGTCAGCAGGGCAACGGCGGGCAGGCCGGCAACGGTCCCGTCGCCGGGGACTACGTCGACATCACCGGGGTCGCGGCCACCCAGCAGCTCCCCGACCCCCGCTCGGGCCCCTCGCGCGGCACCTTCGTCACGAGCTGCGGCGTGAACGAGAACGGGCTGTTCAACTCGGACAACGTGATCGTCGCCCCCGGTGTGAGCAACGGCGCCCACCACTTCCACGACTACATCGGCAACCAGTCGAACACCGCCTTCGCCTCCGACGAGGACCTGGCGAACGCCGAGACGAGCTGTGTGGACCAGGGCGACAGGTCCACGTACTACTGGCCGGTCCTGCGGCTGCAGAACGGCACGCAGGAGCAGGACGCCAAGAGCCCCGGCGGCGGCGTCGAGGGCAACGCGGGCGAGATCGTCACCCCGAAGGACGTCACGCTGACCTTCGTCGGCAACCCGGTGTCCAAGGTCACCGAGATGCCCCGGCTGCTGCGCATTATCACGGGTGACGCCAAGGCCTTCGTCAACGGCCCGGCCAACGCCAACGCCTCCTGGAGCTGCACCGGTTTCGAGGACCGGCAGCTCAAGGACAAGTACCCGCTGTGCCCGTCCGGCAGCGACGTGGTGCGCACCTTCCGCTTCCAGAGCTGCTGGGACGGCAGCAACATCGACAGCGCCAACCACCGCACGCACGTGGCCTTCGCCGCCCCCGACGGCACCTGCCCGTCCGGCTTCGAGGCCATCCCGCAGCTTGTGCAGCGCATCGTCTACGACGTCGACGCGCCGAGCCTCGGCGACGGGGGCCGTACGACGCCGCTGTTCGCGGTGGACTCGTTCCCCGAGCAGCTCCACAAGCCGGTGACGGACCACGGCGACTTCATCAACGTCTTCGACGAGGACCTGATGCGGCAGATGGTCGACTGCATCAACGAGGGACGCACGTGCGGCGCCGGGACGGGTGACGACGGCTCGGACGACGGTTCCGGGAACGGGTCGGGCGGCGGTACCGGCAACGGCGCGGGTGACGGCTCCGACAACGGCTCCGGTGACGGGGCCGGTCAGGGCGGCGGGGCGAACGGCGGCTACGGCGGCGGTTCGGACGACGACACCGGTGACGGCGGCCAGCAGCCCCCAGCCCAGTCCCAGGCCCCCGAGGTCCCGGCGACCGAGCCCGCCGGCACGGAGCCCGAGAAGGGCGGCACCGGCAACGGCGGCGCCTCGGCCGGCACGGACACCCGGGACGACACCAGGCCCGACGTGGACTCGCCCAAGGCGGCCGTCTCCGCCCCCGCCGAGAAGCCGGCGGACAAGCCCGCCGCGGACAAGCCCGCGGACAAGCCGGCGGGCCGGCCGGCCGGTGAGGTCGGCACCGCCGCGACCGCCCCGGCGGGGAACCCGGCACCGGCCGGCGACGACACCCGGGCACCCGTCGACAGCGGTGCCCGGCCCCCGGCCGGAACCGGCAACGTCACCGAGCCGCAGGCCGTCTCGGGCAGCCTGGCCGAGACCGGCGGCAACCTGTGGCCCGCGGCCGGCGGCGGCCTCCTGGTGATCGCCGGGTTCGTCGTGCTCTACCGGAACGTCCGCCGCACCGCCTGA
- a CDS encoding diacylglycerol/lipid kinase family protein, producing MTAKDAVARARRWARLALVLVLGCAAVVAGGAGSGGWVVLLTGLAGLALAGAGVWWMLAHRGGARFLGGVLAVTSPVGVLVLYATSGLWVVAVGALALWGAALASARQSLRSLRRPKGTHGRRVPPPRRPVLIMNVRSGGGKVEKYGLVARAEALGAKVVLLGTGEGWTDPVVEARKAVAEGADLLGVAGGDGTQALVAAVAAEHDVPFMVIAAGTRNHFAMDLGLDRTDPALSLDALTHGVELRVDLGDVDGRAFVNTVSFGAYAEIVQSPEYRDAKAATALEHLPDLLQGAAGPTLDVRADDIVLHAPQAVLVSNNAYARADPFGGGRRPRLDAGRLGVIGVRVEGAAQAAELALLGERASGITTLAPHRVVVDADRDRISVAVDGEALELPTPVVCTVRPSVLRVRVPRHRPGAAYAPPTVDWRRIVRLALGHHDPRTIKDAYDV from the coding sequence ATGACGGCCAAGGACGCCGTCGCCCGCGCACGCAGATGGGCCCGGCTCGCCCTGGTCCTCGTCCTCGGCTGTGCGGCGGTCGTGGCCGGCGGCGCCGGGTCCGGCGGCTGGGTCGTCCTGCTCACCGGCCTCGCCGGTCTCGCCCTCGCCGGGGCCGGCGTCTGGTGGATGCTCGCCCACCGGGGCGGCGCCCGGTTCCTCGGCGGGGTGCTCGCCGTCACCTCGCCCGTGGGCGTGCTGGTCCTGTACGCCACCTCCGGGCTGTGGGTGGTGGCGGTCGGCGCCCTCGCCCTGTGGGGGGCCGCCCTGGCCTCGGCCCGTCAGTCGCTGCGCAGCCTGCGCCGCCCCAAGGGCACCCACGGCCGACGCGTCCCGCCGCCCCGCCGACCGGTCCTGATCATGAACGTGCGGTCGGGCGGCGGAAAGGTGGAGAAGTACGGCCTCGTCGCGCGCGCCGAGGCGCTGGGCGCCAAGGTGGTGCTGCTCGGCACCGGCGAGGGCTGGACCGACCCGGTCGTGGAGGCCCGCAAGGCCGTCGCCGAGGGCGCGGACCTGCTCGGCGTCGCGGGCGGCGACGGCACCCAGGCGCTCGTCGCGGCGGTCGCCGCCGAGCACGACGTGCCCTTCATGGTCATCGCCGCCGGCACCCGCAACCACTTCGCCATGGACCTCGGCCTGGACCGCACGGACCCCGCGCTCAGCCTCGACGCCCTCACCCACGGGGTGGAACTGCGCGTGGACCTCGGGGACGTCGACGGGCGGGCGTTCGTCAACACCGTCTCCTTCGGGGCGTACGCGGAGATCGTGCAGAGCCCCGAGTACCGCGATGCCAAGGCCGCCACCGCCCTGGAACACCTGCCCGACCTGCTGCAGGGCGCCGCCGGACCGACCCTCGACGTCCGCGCGGACGACATCGTCCTGCACGCTCCGCAGGCGGTCCTGGTCAGCAACAACGCCTACGCCCGCGCCGACCCGTTCGGCGGGGGCCGCCGGCCCCGGCTGGACGCCGGTCGGCTCGGAGTGATCGGCGTCCGCGTGGAGGGCGCCGCCCAGGCCGCCGAACTCGCCCTGCTCGGGGAACGGGCCAGCGGCATCACCACCCTCGCGCCGCACCGCGTGGTCGTCGACGCCGACCGGGACCGTATCTCGGTGGCCGTCGACGGCGAGGCGCTCGAACTGCCCACCCCGGTGGTGTGCACCGTACGGCCCAGCGTGCTCCGGGTCCGGGTGCCCCGACACCGCCCCGGCGCCGCCTACGCGCCACCGACGGTCGACTGGCGGCGCATCGTGCGCCTCGCCCTCGGCCATCACGACCCCCGGACGATCAAGGATGCCTACGATGTCTGA
- a CDS encoding phosphatase PAP2 family protein codes for MSDRLPKLTTPPLVRDLATLDQALYETVTITRTPTLDTALRRLSAAADHSKLSFAVAAGLALCGGRSRRAAVLGVAAIGVASTTANLVGKRLVRRRRPHRSEDSPFPGRHVPMPESASFPSGHTASAVAFAAAVGPALPVAAVPLGALACAVGYSRVHTGVHYPGDVIAGALLGTGSAALVLALAGHAQR; via the coding sequence ATGTCTGACCGCCTGCCCAAGCTCACCACCCCGCCGCTGGTCCGCGACCTCGCCACCCTCGACCAGGCGCTCTACGAGACGGTCACCATCACCAGGACCCCCACCCTGGACACCGCGCTGCGCCGGCTGTCCGCCGCCGCCGACCACTCCAAGCTGTCCTTCGCGGTCGCCGCCGGACTGGCCCTGTGCGGCGGCCGCTCGCGCCGTGCCGCCGTGCTGGGCGTCGCGGCCATCGGGGTGGCCTCGACGACCGCGAACCTGGTCGGCAAACGGCTCGTACGGCGCCGGCGGCCGCACCGCTCGGAGGACTCGCCGTTCCCGGGCCGGCACGTCCCCATGCCGGAGTCGGCGTCCTTCCCGTCCGGGCACACCGCCTCGGCCGTCGCCTTCGCGGCCGCCGTCGGCCCGGCGCTCCCGGTCGCCGCCGTCCCGCTGGGCGCGCTCGCCTGCGCGGTCGGCTACTCCCGGGTCCACACCGGTGTGCACTATCCGGGCGACGTCATCGCCGGCGCGCTCCTCGGCACCGGCTCCGCGGCCCTGGTCCTGGCCCTCGCGGGCCACGCACAGCGCTGA
- a CDS encoding lipoprotein, which translates to MRHGVGNGRRGLTLAVTLTGMLTALVTGCAGEDGEAESAGAAVARRGASVGAAGSACPLPVTFDVAESWKPKAVDAEAERDGVSEELAGLADAFLRQGPVTMACEIDAKPAGNIGFLRVWTGEPGDADSRAVLEGFVAAEHGAGREKYRTFASGDLTGTEVEYVTPGGGKETKPAHALAVVTPDGPVVLHLGGLDSEEHEEMLPAYELAKKTLRATA; encoded by the coding sequence GTGCGCCACGGGGTGGGGAACGGACGGCGGGGGCTGACCCTGGCCGTCACGCTGACGGGAATGCTGACGGCCCTGGTGACGGGCTGTGCCGGCGAGGACGGCGAGGCGGAGTCCGCGGGGGCGGCGGTCGCGCGGCGCGGGGCGAGCGTCGGTGCGGCCGGGTCGGCCTGCCCGCTGCCCGTCACCTTCGACGTCGCCGAGTCCTGGAAGCCGAAGGCCGTCGACGCCGAGGCGGAACGGGACGGGGTGAGCGAGGAGCTGGCCGGTCTGGCCGACGCGTTCCTGCGCCAGGGCCCCGTCACCATGGCCTGCGAGATCGACGCCAAGCCCGCCGGGAACATCGGCTTCCTCCGGGTGTGGACCGGCGAGCCGGGTGACGCGGACTCCCGCGCCGTCCTGGAGGGCTTCGTGGCCGCCGAGCACGGCGCGGGCCGGGAGAAGTACCGCACCTTCGCTTCGGGCGACCTCACCGGCACCGAGGTCGAGTACGTCACCCCCGGCGGCGGCAAGGAGACCAAGCCCGCCCACGCCCTCGCGGTCGTCACCCCGGACGGCCCGGTCGTCCTGCACCTGGGCGGCCTGGACAGCGAGGAGCACGAGGAGATGCTCCCGGCGTACGAGCTCGCGAAGAAGACCTTGCGCGCGACGGCCTGA